One Atribacterota bacterium genomic region harbors:
- the mscL gene encoding large-conductance mechanosensitive channel protein MscL, producing MVKEFRDFISRGNVIDLAVGFIIGGAFSTIVKSLVSDIIMPPIGLALGKVDFSNLFVVLKEGDKPGPYHTVTSAQEAGAVTLNYGLFINSVVTFLIIAAALFILVKTINQLQRAKELPREQPNTKECPFCFTLIPIKALRCPNCTSELQQ from the coding sequence ATTGTAAAGGAATTTCGAGATTTTATCAGCCGGGGTAATGTGATTGACCTCGCCGTTGGGTTCATCATCGGTGGTGCTTTCAGCACCATCGTGAAGTCTCTCGTTTCAGATATCATCATGCCCCCCATAGGACTGGCTCTGGGAAAAGTTGATTTTTCGAATCTCTTTGTGGTTCTTAAAGAGGGTGATAAACCTGGTCCCTATCACACTGTGACTTCTGCTCAGGAAGCCGGTGCCGTCACTCTTAACTACGGACTTTTTATTAACAGCGTGGTGACGTTTCTCATCATTGCTGCGGCCCTCTTTATTCTGGTAAAGACTATCAATCAGCTTCAACGAGCAAAAGAGCTTCCCCGGGAGCAACCAAATACTAAGGAATGCCCATTCTGTTTTACCCTCATCCCCATCAAAGCCCTCCGTTGCCCAAACTGCACCTCAGAGCTCCAACAATAA
- a CDS encoding prolipoprotein diacylglyceryl transferase, which translates to MLHPVIFTIGPLEVRFYGVCMAVSIILGGMYLLRQGKRRGFAEERLLTMVFLVVIFGLLGARLLFVAANFPSWFWNKPLQILKVYEGGLAWHGGLLGGVLAAFWYLRFRARYDFHAVADLTVPGIVLGYTLIRLANILNVENIGRMTNFSFGRWPVQWIAALFSALLLIRHFALEKKELPDGYRFWSFVFYHQIFRATVEETLREMPLVVAVYENPVLGMGFFTMVQVTTLPILLLVGWILWKYLPKRYHL; encoded by the coding sequence ATGCTTCATCCCGTCATTTTCACCATTGGACCGCTGGAAGTACGATTCTACGGAGTTTGTATGGCTGTATCCATTATTTTGGGAGGTATGTACCTCTTGCGCCAGGGGAAAAGAAGAGGTTTTGCAGAGGAACGATTGTTGACCATGGTTTTCCTGGTGGTCATTTTTGGTCTTTTGGGGGCCAGATTACTCTTTGTGGCGGCAAATTTCCCCTCTTGGTTTTGGAATAAACCGCTCCAAATTCTTAAAGTCTATGAAGGGGGACTGGCCTGGCACGGAGGACTTTTGGGCGGGGTTTTAGCTGCTTTCTGGTATCTCCGTTTTCGAGCTCGTTACGATTTTCATGCTGTAGCTGATCTTACCGTTCCGGGGATTGTTCTGGGTTATACCCTGATTCGCCTGGCTAATATCCTTAATGTGGAAAATATTGGACGGATGACCAACTTTTCTTTCGGTCGCTGGCCGGTACAGTGGATTGCTGCACTCTTTAGCGCTCTTCTTCTTATCCGCCACTTTGCTCTGGAAAAAAAAGAACTTCCGGATGGCTATCGTTTCTGGTCATTCGTTTTCTACCATCAGATTTTTCGCGCCACAGTCGAAGAAACCCTTCGGGAAATGCCCCTGGTGGTGGCGGTCTATGAAAACCCTGTTTTGGGGATGGGGTTTTTCACCATGGTGCAGGTTACCACGCTCCCGATTCTTCTTTTGGTGGGGTGGATACTCTGGAAATACCTTCCGAAACGATACCATCTTTAA